In Natronococcus occultus SP4, the following proteins share a genomic window:
- the metX gene encoding homoserine O-acetyltransferase MetX, protein MTTKETIDLGEFQFLSGETIPSLEVAYETYGEFEGDNAVLICHALTGSAHVARRPDADDATAGQARAWWGDVVGPGKAIDTTEYYVVCANVPGSCYGTTGPASTNPETGEPYGTDFPPVTIGDWTRAQRRLLDALGVGRLHAVVGGSVGGMNVLDWLRRYPDDVDRAAGVATAARLDAQCLALDTVARRAITSDPDWNGGHYYGGPEPEDGLARARQIGHIMYLSKSSMARKFGRRSAGRETVHESPPDPAAAFFPYREVESYLDYQAEKFTDRFDANSYLYLTRAMDDFDLSAGYESDADALAAFEGELLLLSFTGDWHFTVEQAEVVAEAAREADVDAAHHVVDSDHGHDAFLVEPEKVGPPLSELLENGLSGRAITDTNPETKDEDDSFAPVHTSLFSK, encoded by the coding sequence GTGACGACCAAGGAGACGATCGACCTCGGGGAGTTCCAGTTCCTCTCGGGGGAGACGATCCCGAGCCTCGAGGTCGCCTACGAGACCTACGGCGAGTTCGAGGGGGACAACGCGGTGTTGATCTGTCACGCGCTGACCGGCAGCGCCCACGTCGCCCGCCGTCCCGACGCCGACGACGCGACCGCGGGCCAGGCCCGGGCCTGGTGGGGCGACGTCGTCGGTCCCGGAAAGGCGATCGACACCACCGAGTACTACGTCGTCTGTGCGAACGTCCCCGGCTCTTGTTACGGGACGACGGGACCGGCGAGCACGAACCCCGAGACGGGGGAGCCGTACGGGACCGACTTCCCGCCTGTGACGATCGGCGACTGGACGCGCGCCCAGCGGCGGCTACTCGACGCGCTCGGCGTCGGTCGACTCCACGCCGTCGTCGGGGGTAGCGTCGGCGGGATGAACGTCCTGGACTGGCTGCGTCGGTACCCCGACGACGTCGACCGGGCCGCGGGGGTCGCCACCGCCGCGCGACTCGACGCGCAGTGTCTCGCGCTCGACACCGTCGCCCGGCGAGCGATCACGAGCGACCCCGACTGGAACGGCGGCCACTACTACGGTGGTCCCGAACCCGAGGACGGGCTGGCCCGCGCCCGCCAGATCGGCCACATCATGTACCTCTCGAAGTCCTCGATGGCCCGGAAGTTCGGCCGACGGTCGGCGGGCCGCGAGACGGTCCACGAGAGCCCGCCGGATCCCGCGGCCGCCTTCTTCCCCTACCGCGAGGTCGAGTCCTACCTCGACTACCAGGCCGAGAAGTTCACCGACCGGTTCGACGCCAACAGCTACCTCTACCTGACCCGCGCGATGGACGACTTCGATCTCTCGGCGGGGTACGAGTCCGACGCCGACGCGCTGGCGGCGTTCGAGGGCGAGCTGTTACTTCTCTCCTTTACCGGCGACTGGCACTTCACCGTCGAGCAGGCCGAGGTCGTTGCCGAGGCCGCCCGCGAGGCCGACGTCGACGCCGCCCACCACGTCGTCGACTCCGATCACGGTCACGACGCCTTTCTCGTCGAACCCGAGAAGGTCGGGCCGCCGCTGTCGGAGCTGCTCGAGAACGGGCTCTCCGGGCGGGCGATCACGGACACGAATCCCGAAACGAAGGACGAGGACGACTCGTTCGCGCCAGTCCACACGAGCCTCTTTTCGAAGTGA
- a CDS encoding O-acetylhomoserine aminocarboxypropyltransferase/cysteine synthase family protein, with protein sequence MSDDASDGRSEPSAPRFGTRSVHAGQSADPTTGAMAPPIHQTTSYAFEDADTAAELYALEGEGYIYSRIANPTVRVLEERLASLEGGAGAVATGSGMAALDSAVLILAEAGENVVCSTDTYGGTTAYFSKTASRRDIETRFVPTLEYEAYEAAIDDDTAFVHVETVGNPSLVTPDFERVAEIAHEHGVPLVVDNTFATPALCRPLEHGADVVWESTTKWLHGSGTTVGGVLVDGGSFPWGEHGYDEIAGQNHAYHDVDFSRDFPEAPFAAAARYRSLRSLGNQQSPFDAWQTLQGLESLPLRVEKHCENAAIVADYLESHDDVAWVTYPGLESHPTHDNASRYLADYGGMIAFGIEGAGERGGYEAGKAFCENVELAQFLANIGDAKTLVIHPASTTHGQLTPEEQEEAGVTPDLVRLSVGVEDPADILADLEGAIDEATRAAREE encoded by the coding sequence ATGAGTGACGACGCGAGCGACGGGCGCAGCGAGCCGTCGGCCCCCCGATTCGGAACCCGAAGCGTCCACGCCGGTCAGTCGGCCGATCCGACGACGGGCGCGATGGCGCCGCCGATCCACCAGACGACCTCCTACGCCTTCGAGGACGCCGATACCGCCGCGGAGCTGTACGCCCTCGAGGGAGAGGGGTACATCTACTCGCGGATCGCCAACCCGACGGTCCGGGTCCTCGAGGAGCGGTTGGCCTCCCTGGAGGGCGGGGCGGGCGCGGTCGCGACCGGGAGCGGGATGGCCGCGCTCGACTCGGCGGTGTTGATCCTCGCGGAGGCAGGCGAGAACGTGGTCTGCTCGACGGACACCTACGGCGGGACGACGGCCTACTTTTCGAAGACGGCCTCCCGCCGGGATATCGAGACTCGGTTCGTCCCGACCCTCGAGTACGAGGCCTACGAGGCGGCGATCGACGACGACACCGCCTTCGTCCACGTCGAGACCGTCGGCAACCCGTCGCTCGTGACCCCCGACTTCGAACGGGTCGCCGAGATCGCCCACGAGCACGGCGTCCCGCTCGTGGTGGACAACACGTTCGCCACGCCCGCGCTGTGTCGACCGCTCGAGCACGGCGCCGACGTCGTCTGGGAGTCGACGACGAAGTGGCTCCACGGCTCGGGCACGACGGTTGGAGGCGTCCTCGTCGACGGCGGTTCCTTCCCCTGGGGCGAGCACGGCTACGACGAGATTGCGGGCCAGAACCACGCCTACCACGACGTCGACTTCTCGCGGGACTTTCCGGAGGCTCCCTTCGCCGCGGCCGCGCGCTATCGCTCGCTGCGCAGCCTCGGCAACCAGCAGTCGCCGTTCGACGCCTGGCAGACCCTGCAGGGACTCGAGAGTCTTCCCTTGCGCGTCGAGAAACACTGCGAGAACGCCGCGATCGTCGCCGACTACCTCGAGAGCCACGACGACGTCGCCTGGGTCACCTACCCCGGACTCGAGTCGCATCCGACCCACGACAACGCCTCGCGATACCTCGCGGATTACGGCGGAATGATCGCGTTCGGCATCGAGGGCGCGGGCGAGCGCGGCGGGTACGAGGCGGGCAAGGCCTTCTGCGAGAACGTCGAGCTCGCCCAGTTCCTGGCGAACATCGGCGACGCGAAGACGCTGGTGATCCACCCCGCGAGCACCACCCACGGGCAGCTCACCCCCGAGGAGCAGGAGGAGGCCGGCGTCACGCCGGATCTCGTCCGGCTCTCGGTCGGCGTCGAGGACCCGGCGGACATCCTGGCCGACCTCGAGGGGGCGATCGACGAAGCGACACGCGCGGCTCGCGAGGAGTAA
- the serB gene encoding phosphoserine phosphatase SerB translates to MTVVAFDFDGTLSDSEMTVLLGKQCGVADEMAEITERSMNDEIEYAESLRRRAALLEGLEEDAVAAAFAEVELREGAAALIESLNDAGVTTAILTGGFERGVEAALEREDVAVDHVVSNRLPMAEDRLTGEVEGPLIEGTKDTALEELTSRVGAELEETVAVGDGANDLPMLRVAGLPIGFEPKPAVEPHCEVVVDSMAEVRDTLLAEGVLDRE, encoded by the coding sequence ATGACAGTCGTTGCGTTCGATTTCGACGGGACGCTCTCGGACTCCGAGATGACCGTCCTGCTTGGCAAACAGTGTGGCGTCGCCGACGAGATGGCCGAGATCACCGAACGGTCGATGAACGACGAGATCGAGTACGCCGAGAGCCTCCGCAGGCGGGCGGCGCTGCTCGAGGGACTCGAGGAGGACGCCGTCGCCGCGGCCTTCGCCGAGGTCGAACTCCGCGAGGGAGCGGCGGCGCTGATCGAGTCGCTGAACGACGCCGGCGTCACGACGGCGATCCTCACGGGCGGATTCGAGCGCGGCGTCGAGGCCGCCCTCGAGCGCGAGGACGTCGCGGTCGATCACGTCGTCTCGAACCGGCTGCCGATGGCCGAGGACCGACTCACCGGCGAGGTCGAGGGCCCGCTGATCGAGGGGACCAAAGACACCGCGCTCGAGGAGCTGACGAGCCGGGTCGGCGCCGAGCTGGAGGAGACGGTCGCGGTCGGAGACGGCGCGAACGATCTGCCGATGCTGCGGGTTGCCGGGCTTCCGATCGGGTTCGAGCCGAAGCCGGCCGTCGAACCCCACTGCGAGGTCGTCGTCGACTCGATGGCCGAGGTTCGGGACACGTTACTCGCCGAGGGCGTGCTGGATCGCGAGTAG
- a CDS encoding mechanosensitive ion channel family protein: protein MSLQTSSWRWLQVDGVGQSVLSMSLLEWEWLLLSVIIVGSYLLARLVHWLGKRYLPPLGEDEPSSFGRATAEEIYTPLAISILLIGISVALQAFGVIDAQSLLSNAVATALTVLWARAAIRIGSRWLEIANGSGSDYEFAPIFQNFWKIGMVAIAALVIVAIWDLQVTPFLASAGVLGIVIGFAAQDAIGNLIGGIALYFDNTYKPGDVILLEEEMRGTVVDIGIRSTTVLTPENTMVTVPNSVLNSTQVVNQTAPRRHIRVDVSVSAAYGTDYETVERIAMEVCEDAPMIRSSPKPRLLFREFGDSALVFELQAYVAHPLAEIRAVDQLNRRIYDRFNEAGITIPFPQRELSFLDDEGAADQRLDFRERDGPPGGTREPDDDRGESPNEPTESSPSGARTDE from the coding sequence ATGTCGCTCCAAACGTCCTCGTGGCGGTGGCTGCAGGTCGACGGCGTCGGTCAGTCGGTGCTGTCGATGTCGCTGCTCGAGTGGGAGTGGCTGTTGCTCTCGGTGATCATCGTCGGCTCGTACCTGTTGGCCCGGCTGGTCCACTGGCTCGGCAAGCGGTATCTTCCGCCGCTGGGGGAAGACGAGCCGAGCTCGTTCGGACGGGCGACCGCCGAGGAGATCTACACCCCGCTTGCGATCTCGATCCTGCTGATCGGGATCTCCGTCGCGTTACAGGCGTTCGGCGTCATCGACGCCCAGTCGCTGCTCAGCAACGCCGTCGCGACCGCCCTGACCGTACTGTGGGCCCGCGCGGCGATCCGAATTGGCAGCCGGTGGCTCGAGATCGCGAACGGCTCCGGAAGCGACTACGAGTTCGCGCCGATCTTCCAGAACTTCTGGAAGATCGGGATGGTCGCGATCGCGGCGCTTGTCATCGTCGCGATCTGGGACCTCCAGGTGACGCCGTTTCTGGCGTCGGCGGGTGTGCTGGGTATCGTCATCGGCTTCGCTGCCCAGGACGCGATCGGGAACCTGATCGGCGGTATCGCGCTGTACTTCGACAACACGTACAAGCCGGGCGACGTCATCCTGCTCGAGGAGGAGATGCGCGGCACCGTCGTCGACATCGGCATCCGATCGACGACCGTGCTGACCCCGGAGAACACGATGGTAACGGTACCGAACTCGGTGCTGAACTCGACCCAGGTCGTCAACCAGACGGCGCCCCGGCGCCACATCCGGGTCGACGTCTCGGTCTCTGCAGCGTACGGAACCGACTACGAGACCGTCGAACGCATCGCCATGGAGGTCTGCGAGGACGCGCCGATGATCCGGAGCTCGCCCAAGCCGCGCCTGCTGTTTCGCGAGTTTGGTGACTCCGCGCTCGTCTTCGAGCTCCAGGCCTACGTCGCCCACCCGCTGGCCGAGATCCGCGCGGTCGACCAGCTCAACCGTCGTATTTACGACCGGTTCAACGAAGCGGGGATCACGATCCCGTTCCCCCAGCGCGAACTCTCCTTTCTCGACGACGAGGGGGCGGCCGACCAGCGGCTCGACTTTCGGGAGCGCGACGGACCGCCAGGTGGTACTCGCGAGCCCGACGACGACCGCGGGGAGTCGCCGAACGAACCGACCGAGTCCTCGCCGAGCGGGGCCCGAACCGACGAGTAA